GGCCTAAATAAACTTGGATAAAAGTAATTCAAAAATGACTTGACAACTATTGGTCTTCTTGAAGAGATCGTCCAAAATCGTACTGAATGGAAATAGAAAATCTATGTAGCAACCCCAATAACTTGGGATTAAGGCTATTTCACGTTGTTGACGTTGTGTTATTGTAATGAGAGTTGGCTACTTTAGCTGACTAAATTTGAACTTctattaatattttgttttccATTTTAACTTGCAACTTCCAAGGATGTGCTGAGTgctaatatttctatttttaaataagtGTTTGAACGAGGTGTAGACAAAGTCAAAGTGATAATTTCTCCTTTAGAACCTGCACAAAAGGACTCTTATTTATGACTATCTCTTAGGCCATAagtgataaaatttaattatataatcaaTCGATCCTTATTTACTCAAATCAATAAATCCTTATATACTCCAATCAATCCTTAGTTACTCCAATCaatcaaatatataatttcCAAGCAATTGTTTGATATAAAGTGTTATTGAAATAAATTGCTACCACAAGACACAGAAAATAGATAGTACTAGCCAGCAGAAAAGGGGTATTAAAGTGGTAATAAAAGAAGAGAAACAAGGAAACATTCTATATAATTCTATAGGCGAATAAAGGTAGAAAAGATTAAGAAAATTGTGGATCTCTTTTCTAAACACAAACAATTTTTATAGTATTCAATTCCTACACCCTCACTACTCATGCAGACCTGACTCACATCTTCATACGAACTTGTTGGTTGTTGCTCGAAATAACAAGCACGGAAATATGTGGAGGTTCTTGGAAGGAATATTTAACTTCCTTATCGTAAATTGTAgcattttttctcaaaaatcaTAAATCATTTATCCAGGAGAAAAAGATTTAATCTGCTAATGCTATTCCAAACTTTGACGCCCATGTCATGATCTCTAAGTGAATATCCTTCTAAATAAGTACTAAGAGTGCTAAAATAAATAAGTCCACGCACCCATATATGGTAGTTCCCAAATGAAactaatcaataaattatttggtgATCTGACAATAGATCAATGTAGTgaagaaaataattttactcTCTGGATTCATTCTGGAGCTGGAAACTACATAATGACATTTCTCAAATATGAAACAGAAGAACATTAAGAAGTTTATTCAgatacaaatatataaaatcttCAAGTTTGATCTATCTAATAAGACCAGCAATTGTGTTTAACTGTTCTTTTTTGTTCTTGGTTTCCATAAAAATTTCTATAGTCTGGACACCAACAGCTATACGGAAGCTGATGGTTaaccattttattttctttgtaaGTACTAACCTATCATctattagataattttttatagccgacattatttaatattttatgggGATTTGTTGATTCAATTCATGGAAGTCATGTATTCATCCTTATTTGGAGTACTTCTGGTAATAAAAATGGTTGAAACCAAATTGAAATTGACATGTGGCATGAGATATCCATCGAGCTGCTAGTTTGGATTTTTGAAAATATCagaagaaattataaaaatgcaatttatattattttttgtgtACTTTTAGATTGTACTACTGTTGTATTTTTCAATCAGGGTCTACTCAATTATTTGAATGAATGAAAGAATTGGAATTCTCCTAAATGAATTTAAGTATAATAGTGCAAcagaaaattaatttacacaGACAGTCTAGTTTAGCTAATCTGCCCCTTACATGTTTGTGAGTGCATCAAAAgttataagaataaaaaaagctAGATTCTGCAGAAATGTCATATGATTCAAGTTAAGGATCTTACTTTTGCTTGCAAATGATGATGGAGCCGGGCCCTCAACATCCGCAATATGGTATCTGATGCAAGTTGGAGGGGCATTTCTGGAGACAGTGTCTGATATATCAAAAGCTTAGTTCTCAAAGATTTTGAGGAAAAATTAGAATAAACTTGACAAACAGATGATAAGCTTTATTCTAGCAAATTATCTTTGCAGTGACATAAAAATATATGTCATAGTATCTAATCTCTTTGATGTAATAAAAAGCCAAAACTCTACGGTAATATTATCGACTACCTTTAGTATGAAACTTATATAACTGTGAGCAAATGTGCACCAGATCCTTTTTCCCTCATCAAATATTCAAAAGCAAGCATAATAGCAACTTGGCATGCTAAATTATGACCTAGCATTATAATGTGTTTGCTCAAAATTCAAATGGGATTGGGACATGGATTGGCCAGGAGAACAACAGGTTTTTGAGTCCGAATAGGTTATGTCGACATTCCAAAACACAGTAAGTAAAACCAGAAATTCAGAGTAGCATAATCACCTTACATCACACAGACAGGTCCTGTACAAATTAATTGGCAAATTTAACAGTGAACAAACTTCATCATTTGCTTAACTAATAAAATTGCTCAGCATATTTTTCTGATATTCTAGATTGGCGCGGTAACAAGTAATAAATTCCATCTAGTTGTCCAGAAACTTATGGAGGTCATAAgttggtttgaaatttttagaCATGGAAAACTAATGTTTCCTAGTAAATTTTTTGCCTGGTTATACGTTAGTTTGAAGTTTTTAGACATGGAAACTAATGTTCCCTAGTAAACTATTTGCCCGGTTAGCCCAAACATGCCTACCCTCATACCTCTACCGGTCCTCATTCCACATGTAGACAGCACGACAAAACAAAAACTTAAAGCCAAAACATATGGGAAACGAAGCATTATGAATTATCTGTTTCGAGACATGCACCGCAAATAGTTGAAATTTTACCTTAAAGTTCCATATAACTGAGAAATAAAGAGACTGAATGAATTGGAATTAAGAACTCTCCCACTTTCATACATTAAATAATACCTAAATGCTCCaaaagtttgttttaaatttcaaattttcaagTTTAAAGTATTTAAGTATTAATAATCGACATTAGATCTAAATGGATAATAGTATTTAAGGTTGTTTTACCTTAAACGAATAAAACCGCAATATGCAAAACTGATTTATTATTACAATAGATTTTAAGAGGAAGtgtaaacaatattaaaatactccaaaagtttgttttgaattttcaaGTTTGAAGTATTTAAGTATTAAGATTCGACTTTAGATCTAAAcgataaaacaaataaaaccgCAACATGACGGTAACAGcgactaatttattattacaaTAGGTTTTATGAGGAAGTGAAGCGATTCATGCAGCTAAGGCAGTAGCCTAGAACCTTTTTCCTACATGGGACAGACAACTATTTGAAATCATATAGAAAAACTGGATTAGTCTTCTAACAAAAAGAATGAAGGAGGATATGAAAAAATGTAGACCACTAGTCAAATCTGCCCAGCAATgacaagaagaaaaagaaaaagtgcCAGATTTAGACTATCATGTCTTAAATATAGGATTTTTCTGCGTGCCTTGATAATAAATAAAGCCTTTTTAGCTTGTAAGTGTCTTTCATTTGTAGATAAACTAATTGTTTCCAATCtagacaaaataaaatagtgTTTTTATCCTCATGAAGAAATGCTGAATAATGGGTCCCGTGATGTAGTAAGTTTGTGGGAAACATAACCAAAGTTCAGTCTTACCTCTCGCGGTATATCTACCAAAACACATGCATTCAATAAAGAGGCATCAAGAACTAATAGTAATAAGTTCAGCCTATTCACCTTCCTATTAAGTTCTCATGGATATGAATGTGCATTCAGTCAAacaaaactgaaacaaaatttaatttttgttttaagtgAACCAAACTCAATTTACATTTATTTCAAATCAAACTAAGCCAGTCGATTTGGTTGGTTCTTTCAGTTTGGTTCAAATTTATTCGGTTTAGTTGGTACAAAAATGAACTGAAATTTTTCACTTCTAAAACTAAACGGATATATCAAAGTTTTTCATAATttcaaatcgaaccgaaccaaatttgtCAATTCAGTTTGGTTCATATTTTGCACACCCGTACACTCATGGATGTTGCACACCTGATGCCATATACACAAATACTAAGAAAATCGCATACCTCTAATACTTGCAAGGGATCCAATGATTCTCCATGGTTATGCAGAAGACGAACAGCCGCCTTGAACATAGGCTCCTTGCCATTTTGTGGATCCAAATACATGTCGAGTAACCTGAGAGATTATGTAAGAAACTGGCATGCAGGATTTTGAGAACAAACAGCAAGATTAAAATTAAGAGAAACAAACTGCATATATGCATCAGGTCTGCCAATTTCTGCACAATATTGTTCCGCAGCTTCACAGTCCTCCAGCTTCCTGAGACACCGTTATGTTTCAGTTAAAATACATCATGGTTCTCATTCCAAATTTATCCACATGATAGATTAAAAATCATGTGCTTCCAGATCCCTACACCACTACCACTCCCCTTTTTCTAGCCAAAACAAGCTGCCAACCAAGCAACCATGCCTTTCAACAGCAACAAAGAATTTTCCTTCTCCGACTGAGATGCTACTAAATGTGTAAGTGTAAAAGTAGGTGACAACATAAATAAGTCGATCAGAGAAATGATGTACAGCAGATAGATCAAAACAAGAAAAGAAAGTACTCTCTTCAACCCTTGTTATTGCTAGGAAACAAGTATACTGATAACAAGaacaaataatataactaatatGTTGTACTTTATTTCAAATACAATAATAGGAGCCAAAACTTCTCAACTAACAGGTGCAAAATGAAAATCAGTTGATCCACTATGGACCAAAAGAATGCAGGTAAAATAGGTTAACAATTACAAATTGTGTGGGCTATCAGGTAAGCAATATGTAGCAAATATGCTCACCAGGAAATGGTATGAGATAATTCTAACATATTCAGGAAAAATAGAGAAAACATAACCAGATCAAATTACAAATCGACCAAGTCATTCTCACTCAAGTCTCATGAAATTTCTTACTCATTTTACATGCATGTGACAGTTAAAAATCCTCCTGCCATAGCAACTTAAGGTGATATCTAAAACAGATGGTCACTAGTTACTGGCGCTGGTAATTTAAACAACTATCAAAACTTACAGGGCCAAAATTTGTAGCACCAATGTCTCTTGCCCTAATTTTCTGTATAGAATGGCCTGTCAAGTGAAAAACAAAACCTCAATCAGAAACCCAGAAGAAGACTAACTATGTTACAAATTAAGAAAATCATCCATGATTTCTAAGGCATACCGACATGAAGACACCCATCATGAacgaaaaaaattgttattaagCAAGTGaacaaatcaaaaaagaaaaaaagttattaaCCTTTTCAAGCCACAGTTCTGATCCTTCAATCAAGTCAAGTACCTCTTCTGGATCAAATAGGTCTgatgataataaaaatatctGTAACCTTTCTCTTACAGGACTTTGTAAGAATGAATTTCTACTTAAATCAGAAACATTTGCCTCATGTTCCCTTTGATCATCAGGGTTCACAGAAACACTTTCCAATGTGAAGGATTCAATTGCTGACTTTGCAAGTGAGAGAGCATACAGTGTATGAAATTGGGTGTCAGTTGAGTCCTGATCTTCAATCAACCACTGGAGATAACTGTCATTTAGAAATgtcaaaaatgcaaaataataaCCTTTCCATGAAGCTCAAATCGTTGTAATAGAGGAAACATATAACATCTTAAGGAGCGCATTAAGCAGTACATCCTGCTGCACAGTAACTATGAAAGACTCCATCAAAATTTTGACTAAAAACCTTACTAAAAAAGGGATTATAAAGAGAACAGTCAAATATCAAATATGCACCAATTGGAAAATTGGAAGTAGGACCATCTTCTAAGAGCAGAAAATAAGCTGATTAGGTGCAAAAAATcattagaaatttaaacaaagACTAACATAGAGAAGTGTGATAAATACATCCGAAACCTATAAAATTAACTACCAGCTTGAAGAAAATAAAGTAGCTACAAAGAATGTTCCTTCTGCTCATAAGACTTACAACCTTTGAAGCAATTAAATAGCCATGAGGTCATCATCTATAAACATATAGAGGACGTACCTTTGTAAGATTTCAACCTTTTTTGGATCGATGGCAGCAATCACTTCGTCTGCATTAGAAGAGTTGAAATATGGTTTACTtgaaaatagaaacaaaaacagaaaaacaaCTATCATGCAGGATAATAGGATAGCATAAGGatcatttaatattttcatatcTAGTGCCAATTTCATATGCTTCATGCAAGCGATTTGGGCGGTTTCAACTTGCGAACAATCAGCAAGTGAAGGACTGCTCTCCTTGACCGATAGCGGCTTATGTAGGGAGATGAATCGTCAGTATTCccgaacattttaaaaaaatgattttagcATAGATCATTTCAATCTCACTGAATCCCTTTCCTTACAGGACTTTGGTAAACCGATGCATGAGCTGAGGCTCCCATGTCCCGAGGACCCTCCAAAAAAGTAAGGTCGTAAAACGACTCATTGGAAGTAAGAATATGGTCTCCAGCTTAAGCATCAGAAATAAAAGGATTTTCTCACTTAGAAATCATTCACAGTTAAGAATAAAAAAGAGCAGAAAGTATTAAGATGTGCCACTTGGTATATTAGATACTGTTGGCAAACTGTAGATCAACTTATTTCCTGAAATTACTTTAaggaaaacaaacaaacaaaaagctGTTATACCGGAAAAATCCAGAAGAATCAAAGAATCTGGAGCAAGAGAGATGCATATCAATGCAATTCTACAAATTGCATAAACTATAATTGTATGTGATAAACTTAGACACATTATAGAAGGTACCAAATCCAATAATGATGAGCTACATAGGACGTATTTGATATAGTAGATGAAGAATGAAGTGCTCTTCCAAAAAAGTTTATTTCTTTAAtacttttaattactttttcGAGTTTTGAAAACTGTGGATCGGAAAAAAGCACATGTGGAGCGTGTTACAGAAATTCTAAGAAAAGATCAATCAATTAATCCAGAATAACTCCAAAAGTGCTCAAACAGCATATATAGTAGTCAACAATGAAATTCATAACAGGGAGCAGGCAGCCAGGCTCCAAATAGAATAGCACATAAAAAGAGTAGAAGGagaagaaacaaaataaaatcaggGTTATctgaatttcaaaaaaaattaaacaaggcCAACCTGGTGAAAGTTGATTTACTCGTTTCTTTGAAGTCAAAACATCAACTGCAAGTACTGGATTAATATCTGCAATCTAAGAGAAGAAATCAGAATTTGAATTAGCCATTAGCTTCAAAAACTTATAACATACAAAGAACTGAAATTCAAATACTACATACCCATCCAAGATGCTGCAAAACCAAATCCTGATCAGACAATTCCTCCAGAATTTTAGATGCCTCAATTGCAGCAATCTCTTTACCAGATGGAATTTTTTTACTGCCCTCATGCAAGTCAGATTCCAGGACAGGATCTTCCCATAGACCAGAAGAATAGTTTCTTGCTAGAATCCGCCATATGGCAAGAGCCTTTGAACTCATTCCTTTACTTGCATATAAGAAGGCAAGCGTCCGCAAATTCCCAGAGTCATCTAATAGAGTTTCTAACTCCTCCTGCACCGCCCATGGAAGTTGTTCGGTCATCCTTCAGGCAAGCTCCACAGAACAGCCTATCTGTTTTGAAATGCACTGGAATACTAAGATTCCGCAGTCTACCAATAAGTTCAGGCCAACAAACTAAACTAACTTGAGATTGACACAACTCTAAGAGTCTAAATACAGTAtttcaaatccaaaaaaatgAAGTAGATGAATCCATTGCACCATTAGTGGCCACCTCtcatgttatataaaatttctCTAAGGAAATTACTTCAGCTGACTTCTTCTAAAATTCAGCTATAAACAGCAATTGGATCGGTATACATTTGCACAGTTTGCTTCTAAAGAGGTACTTAATAGCTAGAGACGTATCTAAGTTGAAAGAGTTAAAAAGACACATGTGTTAACATAAACAAAGGTTTGTTAAATGATTCCACCATCTATTTGGGAAAAATTAGGGGCAAAGGAAGAGAGAGACAGAAAATAAGAGAAGGGATTCAGTTTCTCTCTCCTTTTGTCTAGACCGGAGGAAAATACAAAATAAGAAGAAAGCAAGGATAATAGGAAGTGATTAAACCTTTGTACAGCTCTAACTCCTATATGGAAATAACCAATAATGCCCATTGTTGAGGAAAAACAAAATTTACATCAACTAAAAGAAGTGGGACGTACCACAATACAATTGTTTACTGAAGATGCAAGCCTCTCCATATCATCTACCCTGTCTAAGGCTCTATAGAGATACATTAAAAGTGTGTCAACTCCCTCTCGCACCGACAAAGCCAACTCTTTCTCACGACAAATTTCTAAATACctgtaattaaaaaatgacaGGGCAGTGAAtatgaaaaataagaaaatataactGTAAGATGTGATTATTTAGTGTATAAATGTAGACACCTTATGATGTTTTTGATTGCTGATTCAAGTAACTCAGATCTATTTGGTGGATtcaatataaaatcatcatCTACTGCCGCATCAACACCTGCTTTCCTGAGGAAAATAGCTCTTTGGATGGCCATCAATCCATCATCAACAACTTCTTCAAGAGGAGCAGGGGGAGGATGCAAGCCCCAATATCGGTTCCTAGGTACCTGAAAAGGTCAGTTCAATGATGTAAGTCCCAACACTTAGGAGCACTTCACAAACAAGTAACAAAGTCTACACAAACAAGCACAAGGAGACTGGACATGgtcaataacaaaaaaaaacccaGGCATACAAGGAATTAGATCACATTTAAATATAATCCTTGTGTATatggacaaaaaaaaattattaactgaAGTATGAATATGGTTATCTTCTTCTCCATGCATTGACCTATGTCAACTGGATCTTAGAACACCTATGCACCCTTATTCAGGCGTACTATTTCATAATAATGTATAAGAATGCACAGATCTGATAAGAAACTATCCAAAGGAAATTCAAAATCAAGAATGTTTCATATTCAATCAACTACTTGGCATGTAGTGGTTTAAGATAGATTAATGCTTGTATTTCATTAATGCAAGTTTAGTAAAAGCTCCATTGCTTGGTCGGAGTACATCTCATAGGTAGAGATGTGCAACAAATAATTTTCATGTTCCCCTTTGTTGCATCTATAGCACATGCTCCATGATGATTATGCCTgagaattatttaaaaagaaaaaagaatacaTAATAGACTCTCCTACTCTTTTCAGCATTGTGGTCATAGAACTGCAAAACTAGACAAGTGCAGAAGCCTAAGGCTAACAAGGGAATgctagaaaaataatttattttaatgaaatgCAAATTTTTCTCTTCAAGTCACCCATAACTTACATTAGTAGTTCTCAATCATCTATTTCACTGttaagattaaaaaataatagcaGGTCAGGCCTGTGTTGATCATGTTGCCATACTCTACTCTTATTCCCCAAAAGTGAATGAACTGATTACACAAATGGCATGGTTCCTATAAAAACTTATAGCATGAAAATATATACCAGCAGCGACCACCGGTTCGGATCTCgcattataaatgaaaatactTCTGAAGGCTGCATAGTCTCTGACTGCAAAAAGTGATTCACTGCTTCCTCAAAATGCAAGTCAAAAAGCAAGAGGAAACCCACTTGAGCATGAACAAAGGACAGCATTTCATTAGACATTTCACCTTCAGATTCCAGCTCCTCCACCAAGGAGATGGCTTCCTTAAAGTTCTTTTTCCTCAATAGACCTTTGATTTGTTCTTCAGGTGGCACTTTGGAGTAGCAGATAACCTAGCAATATACGAGATGAAAACACAACAATTCATCATCAATTTTTctcattaaatttatatgtttGTCAATTTCTAACACACTATAGAATCCAGTGAagcaaaatttaaaagtaataacACGCACAGCTACAAGCAGCAAAAAGATGCAGAAATTATAGCAGTTTCAGAACTACAAAACCAGATGAACAAAATAATCTAACAGCATAACTTAAGAAAAAACATTTGCATACCTTGGTGGGCGTTGCAACAACAAGAAGTCCTCCGTTTCCACCTTCCTCATTCGCAACAATACACGGTCCAACGCCTTCAGAACCAAAAGTAAAAGTCTGAATACAACGCCCTGATCTCTTACTATATACCTCCATCTTCCCATCTCTCACAAGCACAACACAAGATGATAATTCTCCAATAGAATCAGGACATCCGCGAAAAACTAAGCTCCCTCCAACTGGCTGTCCATGCTCATCAACAACAATTCCGACAACGTCGACCAACATAAGCACCTTCTTCTCCTTCCACAAAAACTTAAGCTGCGGCGGACTACTAGACACATCTGGCAACGTAAATATAACCCCACTTTGTCCAGTAACACAAGAATACAAACTATAACCTTTAACAGTACCCACAATAATAGAGTCATTAAGCCACACAACTGTCTTAACCCCATCAATACACTGAATCTCTTTCAAAATCAGCAAGGACCCATTTAAACTATCAACCTCTTTATCAGTCTCGCCAACTCGATTATCCGTAAAAACAAGCTCTACCAGGATCAACTTCCTACCAATAACAAGAGCAAAAACATTGTTACCTTGCACTGTGTGGTTCGATTTAACACCATTAGCTTTAAGCCCACCTcctaatttgttaaaaaggcgCTGACTGGGAGTGGAGGACTCCAAATTAGCAGGCAAAACTAAATCCGTACAATCCGCTTCACCGGTTCGAATTCTCTTGGAAATGGCGGAAACGCCCTTAAGAAAGGTCAATTTCTTAACAGGGTGGGATAATAGAGAGTCGACTAAAAACAAGGAACCGTCGCAGAGAAGTAAAACTTTTCCGATATCGGAAAGCAGGAGAATAGATTCAATTGGAGAAGAATCGGTAACAGAAACACTTCGGAGAAAGGAAATAGGGTTAGTGGAGAGTAAGAAGAGGGATCCGGAGGAAGTTGCGAGGTAGATTAGGGTTTGGGAATGGGAGAGTGAGAGAGATTGGATTGAGGAAGTGGGAGAGTAAGAAGAGAGGTCGAAGGTAGAGTGAGGTTGGAGAAGGGTTCGATGGGGAGGGATTGGTTTCGCCATATTAGTAATTATGATGTTGAGAGCGGCATAGTCTATCACTGTGACTTCGGCGACGCCGTCGAGGAATGGCGGACTTGCAGTGTTGTTTGGTTTGCTGAGCTCAACTGCAGATGAAGTGtgagaaagaaagaaaacaaaaggaaGAAAGGGTCAACGCGCTTATTTATTGAGCAATTAACTccaaaatttgttatttttagatcaaataatttcataaattatatttttatttcaaaaattagattcagaataattatatcgcaacaattaaaaaaatataattacattttTACATCCCTCATCTCCGATTTATAGTTtacgtattttaaaaatacataggATTATTTGATCCAATttgggcgcgttgaccctttgttcaaataaaaaaagacactctctaagaaaataaaataatataatcttttttttttatttctgttaatatttaattatttcatttattttttgtattagtTGACTAAGTCaacgaaataaatttataaaattcattttatgtttattaatattatatataggGATAATTACTATTTACCCCATAATTTTTAGGTGTGAAATACTAATATCCCTATGATATTTACCCTTGACATTTGATCAAATTTATCGTTTTCCCCTTTCGTcagttaattttgttaattgacTTGGTTAAATGGTTTTATAGTTAAAAGTTAAGTTCAATATAACTcttagttttatttttcttttaaaacaaaactacaTAAATCTGTTAAAATCCAAATACATATTGTGACCAGAGCGGGGGTCAGACTCGCCTAGATTTATAGCTGACCTCGGTGTGATTTAGCTTTGAAAATGGAGTCGTCGACTAACTTAGCTAGGAAATACCTTTTATATCAACTAGATAACCTCACGCGTCTATGATTATCATGCATCAAATCAAAAGATTGGGTTCGTGGACATAGTCTAACTATTAAATTGGTTTATcgattttatcaatttaaaagaCATATTCCAAATAGAAAAGTATCTCATCAAAGCAGGAAGTTCAAATATAACATTCTGGAAAGGTAAATAGTTGGAAAATAAAGGATTGAAAAGTAAATGTGGAAATGTAAACATACATTACATTTGAGACTCACATAaaactcgatctggactggcatggTGGGCAAGTAGCAAGTACTCTTAAACAAGCATTTATTCATGGGGTTTCTAATACAAAATAGAGAAATGTGGATTTTATTCCAATTGTATGCATAAAGTCTAAACCAGATGTCAAACTGaagttgattttattaattattgtgTTGAATACCTATACAACCACTAATTACCATTTTCATGGAAGTCTTAggattttttaaatgatttgagTAGTTTTGAACTAAGTTAACATG
This window of the Mercurialis annua linkage group LG5, ddMerAnnu1.2, whole genome shotgun sequence genome carries:
- the LOC126680039 gene encoding vacuolar sorting protein 3 isoform X3, which gives rise to MAKPIPPHRTLLQPHSTFDLSSYSPTSSIQSLSLSHSQTLIYLATSSGSLFLLSTNPISFLRSVSVTDSSPIESILLLSDIGKVLLLCDGSLFLVDSLLSHPVKKLTFLKGVSAISKRIRTGEADCTDLVLPANLESSTPSQRLFNKLGGGLKANGVKSNHTVQGNNVFALVIGRKLILVELVFTDNRVGETDKEVDSLNGSLLILKEIQCIDGVKTVVWLNDSIIVGTVKGYSLYSCVTGQSGVIFTLPDVSSSPPQLKFLWKEKKVLMLVDVVGIVVDEHGQPVGGSLVFRGCPDSIGELSSCVVLVRDGKMEVYSKRSGRCIQTFTFGSEGVGPCIVANEEGGNGGLLVVATPTKVICYSKVPPEEQIKGLLRKKNFKEAISLVEELESEGEMSNEMLSFVHAQVGFLLLFDLHFEEAVNHFLQSETMQPSEVFSFIMRDPNRWSLLVPRNRYWGLHPPPAPLEEVVDDGLMAIQRAIFLRKAGVDAAVDDDFILNPPNRSELLESAIKNIIRYLEICREKELALSVREGVDTLLMYLYRALDRVDDMERLASSVNNCIVEELETLLDDSGNLRTLAFLYASKGMSSKALAIWRILARNYSSGLWEDPVLESDLHEGSKKIPSGKEIAAIEASKILEELSDQDLVLQHLGWIADINPVLAVDVLTSKKRVNQLSPDEVIAAIDPKKVEILQSYLQWLIEDQDSTDTQFHTLYALSLAKSAIESFTLESVSVNPDDQREHEANVSDLSRNSFLQSPVRERLQIFLLSSDLFDPEEVLDLIEGSELWLEKAILYRKLGQETLVLQILALKLEDCEAAEQYCAEIGRPDAYMQLLDMYLDPQNGKEPMFKAAVRLLHNHGESLDPLQVLETLSPEMPLQLASDTILRMLRARLHHHLQAKMLMQDLQDWRKDPGMCRLMMRAFVIHVMHALALNYLLCIQTILLSVISVFGA
- the LOC126680039 gene encoding vacuolar sorting protein 3 isoform X1; translation: MAKPIPPHRTLLQPHSTFDLSSYSPTSSIQSLSLSHSQTLIYLATSSGSLFLLSTNPISFLRSVSVTDSSPIESILLLSDIGKVLLLCDGSLFLVDSLLSHPVKKLTFLKGVSAISKRIRTGEADCTDLVLPANLESSTPSQRLFNKLGGGLKANGVKSNHTVQGNNVFALVIGRKLILVELVFTDNRVGETDKEVDSLNGSLLILKEIQCIDGVKTVVWLNDSIIVGTVKGYSLYSCVTGQSGVIFTLPDVSSSPPQLKFLWKEKKVLMLVDVVGIVVDEHGQPVGGSLVFRGCPDSIGELSSCVVLVRDGKMEVYSKRSGRCIQTFTFGSEGVGPCIVANEEGGNGGLLVVATPTKVICYSKVPPEEQIKGLLRKKNFKEAISLVEELESEGEMSNEMLSFVHAQVGFLLLFDLHFEEAVNHFLQSETMQPSEVFSFIMRDPNRWSLLVPRNRYWGLHPPPAPLEEVVDDGLMAIQRAIFLRKAGVDAAVDDDFILNPPNRSELLESAIKNIIRYLEICREKELALSVREGVDTLLMYLYRALDRVDDMERLASSVNNCIVEELETLLDDSGNLRTLAFLYASKGMSSKALAIWRILARNYSSGLWEDPVLESDLHEGSKKIPSGKEIAAIEASKILEELSDQDLVLQHLGWIADINPVLAVDVLTSKKRVNQLSPDEVIAAIDPKKVEILQSYLQWLIEDQDSTDTQFHTLYALSLAKSAIESFTLESVSVNPDDQREHEANVSDLSRNSFLQSPVRERLQIFLLSSDLFDPEEVLDLIEGSELWLEKAILYRKLGQETLVLQILALKLEDCEAAEQYCAEIGRPDAYMQLLDMYLDPQNGKEPMFKAAVRLLHNHGESLDPLQVLETLSPEMPLQLASDTILRMLRARLHHHLQAKIVHNLSRAIDVDARLARLEERSRNVQINDESLCDSCHARLGTKLFAMYPDDTVVCYKCFRRLGESTSVKGRNFKRDILFKPGWLVTQ
- the LOC126680039 gene encoding vacuolar sorting protein 3 isoform X2 codes for the protein MAKPIPPHRTLLQPHSTFDLSSYSPTSSIQSLSLSHSQTLIYLATSSGSLFLLSTNPISFLRSVSVTDSSPIESILLLSDIGKVLLLCDGSLFLVDSLLSHPVKKLTFLKGVSAISKRIRTGEADCTDLVLPANLESSTPSQRLFNKLGGGLKANGVKSNHTVQGNNVFALVIGRKLILVELVFTDNRVGETDKEVDSLNGSLLILKEIQCIDGVKTVVWLNDSIIVGTVKGYSLYSCVTGQSGVIFTLPDVSSSPPQLKFLWKEKKVLMLVDVVGIVVDEHGQPVGGSLVFRGCPDSIGELSSCVVLVRDGKMEVYSKRSGRCIQTFTFGSEGVGPCIVANEEGGNGGLLVVATPTKVICYSKVPPEEQIKGLLRKKNFKEAISLVEELESEGEMSNEMLSFVHAQVGFLLLFDLHFEEAVNHFLQSETMQPSEVFSFIMRDPNRWSLLVPRNRYWGLHPPPAPLEEVVDDGLMAIQRAIFLRKAGVDAAVDDDFILNPPNRSELLESAIKNIIRYLEICREKELALSVREGVDTLLMYLYRALDRVDDMERLASSVNNCIVEELETLLDDSGNLRTLAFLYASKGMSSKALAIWRILARNYSSGLWEDPVLESDLHEGSKKIPSGKEIAAIEASKILEELSDQDLVLQHLGWIADINPVLAVDVLTSKKRVNQLSPDEVIAAIDPKKVEILQSYLQWLIEDQDSTDTQFHTLYALSLAKSAIESFTLESVSVNPDDQREHEANVSDLSRNSFLQSPVRERLQIFLLSSDLFDPEEVLDLIEGSELWLEKAILYRKLGQETLVLQILALKLEDCEAAEQYCAEIGRPDAYMQLLDMYLDPQNGKEPMFKAAVRLLHNHGESLDPLQVLEIVHNLSRAIDVDARLARLEERSRNVQINDESLCDSCHARLGTKLFAMYPDDTVVCYKCFRRLGESTSVKGRNFKRDILFKPGWLVTQ